In the genome of Sphaeramia orbicularis chromosome 13, fSphaOr1.1, whole genome shotgun sequence, one region contains:
- the LOC115431842 gene encoding lysophosphatidic acid receptor 6-like, whose protein sequence is MAADRRNFCRHRLLHHLNMNNTVEDSPEPQLAYAVIFGCIMVLGLPLNAVSLWILLRRHSLKSPNVVFMINLAVSDLLLIISLPLRIYSYATGTWPFDSLTCISVKMLFRINIRASSIFISFLSVDRLLAVVYPLRSRHVRTASNAMKAAALAWLILIIMKIPGAVEYSKHLNKDHESFCFQHHSHLQHHPMSRSFRGETIFQLVLLVTLLTVNIVSTFLVSWTLYKHFSDCERVNNKVNVLLIYVMNLIMFTVCFLPVTIGLFISGEHTYLLCLATANCCLDPLLYYFSLDGFWKKKEDVNLGQEL, encoded by the coding sequence ACTTTTGCATCATTTGAACATGAATAACACAGTGGAAGATAGTCCTGAGCCACAGCTGGCATATGCTGTGATCTTTGGCTGTATTATGGTTCTGGGTTTACCTCTCAACGCTGTGTCACTATGGATCCTTCTTCGGCGCCACAGCCTCAAATCACCCAACGTTGTGTTCATGATCAACCTGGCTGTGTCAGACCTGCTGCTCATCATCTCCCTGCCGTTGAGGATCTACTCCTATGCCACGGGTACCTGGCCCTTTGATTCTCTGACATGTATCAGTGTTAAAATGCTTTTCCGAATCAACATCCGCGCCAGCTCCATCTTCATCAGCTTCCTCAGTGTGGACCGACTGTTGGCTGTTGTTTATCCACTGAGGTCTCGCCATGTGCGGACGGCTTCCAACGCCATGAAAGCTGCTGCTCTGGCTTGGCTGATTTTAATAATTATGAAGATCCCAGGAGCGGTTGAGTATTCTAAACATTTAAACAAAGACCATGAATCTTTTTGTTTTCAACATCACAGTCATCTGCAGCATCATCCCATGAGCAGAAGCTTCAgaggagaaactatttttcagcttGTGCTTCTGGTGACCCTCCTGACAGTAAATATTGTGTCCACTTTTCTGGTGTCTTGGACTCTATACAAGCATTTCAGTGACTGTGAACGTGTCAACAACAAGGTGAATGTTTTACTGATTTATGTCATGAATCTGATAATGTTCACTGTATGTTTTTTGCCTGTGACAATTGGTTTATTTATCAGTggtgaacatacatatttattgtgTCTTGCTACTGCCAACTGTTGCCTCGATCCTCTGTTGTATTACTTTTCTTTGGATGGCTTCTGGAAGAAAAAAGAGGATGTAAATCTGGGACAAGAACTTTAG